In the Thermodesulfovibrio yellowstonii DSM 11347 genome, one interval contains:
- a CDS encoding type II toxin-antitoxin system VapB family antitoxin — MRATLNIPDNLIDEILKITGEKSKTKALIKVMEEYIKQKKISKLIELSGKIEVEDLTEELEIMELQEAEDNAN; from the coding sequence ATGCGTGCTACATTAAATATTCCTGATAATCTTATAGATGAGATTTTAAAAATTACTGGAGAAAAGTCAAAAACAAAGGCTTTGATTAAAGTTATGGAAGAATACATAAAGCAAAAAAAAATCAGCAAATTGATAGAACTAAGTGGAAAAATTGAAGTTGAAGATCTAACTGAAGAACTTGAGATAATGGAATTACAAGAGGCAGAAGATAATGCAAACTAA
- a CDS encoding cation-transporting P-type ATPase — protein MNWYQISSKEIYQKLNTSEKGLTTEEAQKRLKQYGANRLTEEEKINRLKIFLHQFASPLIYILIIAGVVTILLKEYIDASVIFAAVIINAIIGYFQEYKAEQSVRALKRMLVPKAKVLRDGVERDITSEELVPGDIVLLYSGIRVPADIRLIHTVELKIDESILTGESLPVEKHHHVIKEENLTHGDQKNMAFMGTIVVSGRAKGVVVETGMNTVFGKIAKHIKEAETVKAPLQDKITKFANAIGILVLSACLLLFIAGLIIGESIKDMFMTAVAAAVAAIPEGLPVVVTVALAVGVSRMAKHNAIVRKLHAVETLGSTTVIGSDKTGTLTKNEMTVKVIYDGKDVYEVEGSGYEPKGNILHNGLPVNPKERHHLIDVLRIGLLCNESSVYVENGEYKIQGDPTEAALIVSAMKAGLSPEEEKERYRQIAIIPFESERGYMATLHRHKGKRYIFVKGAPEKVLEMCIKDSFGNEIDRGKILYMANEFAKRGLRILAFAYREIKEEIEEITCKEIEKCDTVSGLIFAGLQGMIDPPRPEAIEAIKGCKSAGIRVVMITGDHAVTAKAIGEMLGISDGKSKVLTGKELERMSDEELFHKVKEVSIYARVSPEHKLRIVKQLKRHGEIVAVTGDGVNDAPALKAAHIGIAMGKSGTDVAKEASDMVLTDDNFASIFHAVREGRIVFDNIRKVTFFLIPTGVASILSIILAMLFSVPIPYVPAQILWINLVTNALQDIALAFEPGEKGVLTSPPRDPKEGIMSRLLIERTIIVGALISAGIVFNFINALESDASLERARTVAVTTMVFFQFFQAWNSRSEYESIFKISLLSNPFLFLSLIAATIAQLAFIYVPTLQWIFRTEPISIKDWQNILLVALSVIIVVEIDKWLRRRWRK, from the coding sequence GTGAACTGGTATCAAATAAGTTCAAAAGAAATCTATCAAAAACTCAATACCTCTGAAAAAGGTCTTACCACTGAGGAAGCTCAAAAAAGGCTTAAACAGTATGGAGCAAATAGACTCACCGAAGAGGAAAAAATAAACAGACTTAAAATCTTTCTTCATCAGTTTGCAAGTCCTCTTATTTACATTCTTATCATAGCTGGAGTAGTTACAATCTTGCTTAAAGAATATATTGATGCCAGTGTCATATTTGCAGCTGTAATAATAAATGCAATAATTGGTTATTTTCAGGAATACAAAGCTGAACAAAGTGTAAGAGCACTGAAAAGAATGCTTGTTCCAAAAGCCAAGGTCTTAAGAGATGGAGTTGAAAGAGATATAACCAGTGAGGAGCTTGTTCCAGGTGATATAGTCCTTCTTTATTCAGGTATTCGTGTCCCTGCTGATATAAGACTTATTCATACAGTAGAACTCAAGATTGATGAATCAATTCTTACCGGAGAATCTCTTCCTGTTGAAAAACATCATCATGTCATTAAAGAAGAAAATCTCACACACGGAGATCAGAAAAATATGGCATTCATGGGAACTATTGTAGTAAGCGGAAGAGCAAAAGGAGTTGTTGTTGAAACAGGAATGAATACTGTTTTTGGAAAAATCGCAAAGCATATAAAAGAAGCAGAAACAGTAAAAGCACCGCTGCAGGACAAAATAACCAAGTTTGCAAATGCTATAGGTATCCTTGTTCTGTCAGCCTGTCTACTTCTTTTTATAGCTGGGTTGATTATCGGTGAATCCATAAAAGATATGTTTATGACAGCAGTTGCTGCTGCAGTAGCTGCAATTCCTGAAGGCTTGCCTGTTGTCGTAACTGTAGCACTTGCAGTTGGTGTTTCACGGATGGCAAAGCATAATGCAATTGTAAGAAAGCTTCATGCAGTTGAAACCCTTGGTAGCACCACTGTTATTGGTTCAGATAAAACCGGAACATTAACAAAAAATGAGATGACAGTTAAAGTGATTTATGATGGGAAAGATGTTTATGAAGTTGAAGGAAGCGGTTATGAACCCAAGGGGAATATACTTCATAATGGATTACCTGTAAACCCAAAAGAAAGACATCATCTCATAGATGTTTTAAGAATTGGACTGCTGTGTAATGAATCATCAGTTTATGTGGAAAATGGAGAGTATAAAATTCAAGGAGACCCAACAGAGGCTGCTTTGATTGTTTCAGCAATGAAGGCAGGGCTGTCTCCGGAGGAAGAAAAAGAAAGATACAGACAGATTGCAATAATTCCCTTTGAGTCTGAAAGAGGATACATGGCAACCTTACACAGACACAAAGGGAAAAGATACATATTCGTAAAAGGTGCACCTGAAAAGGTTTTAGAGATGTGCATAAAAGACTCCTTTGGAAATGAAATAGACAGAGGAAAAATACTATACATGGCAAATGAGTTTGCAAAGAGGGGGCTCAGAATTCTTGCCTTTGCATATAGAGAAATTAAAGAAGAAATTGAGGAAATAACATGTAAAGAGATAGAAAAATGTGATACAGTCTCTGGTTTAATCTTTGCAGGACTTCAGGGAATGATTGACCCCCCAAGACCTGAGGCAATAGAGGCAATTAAGGGATGTAAAAGCGCAGGAATCAGAGTTGTGATGATAACAGGAGACCATGCAGTCACTGCAAAGGCAATAGGTGAGATGCTCGGGATTTCAGATGGTAAATCAAAGGTTCTTACAGGAAAAGAGCTTGAAAGAATGAGCGATGAGGAGCTTTTCCATAAAGTAAAAGAAGTATCTATCTATGCAAGGGTTTCTCCTGAACATAAACTAAGAATTGTTAAGCAACTTAAACGTCACGGAGAAATAGTTGCAGTTACAGGAGATGGAGTAAATGATGCACCCGCTCTGAAAGCTGCTCACATAGGTATTGCAATGGGTAAAAGCGGAACAGATGTGGCAAAAGAGGCCTCTGATATGGTTCTTACTGATGACAACTTCGCAAGTATCTTTCATGCTGTAAGAGAGGGAAGAATTGTTTTTGACAATATTAGAAAAGTCACATTCTTTCTGATTCCTACAGGAGTTGCCTCAATACTTTCAATTATTCTTGCAATGCTTTTCAGTGTTCCCATTCCCTATGTTCCTGCACAGATTTTATGGATAAATCTTGTAACAAATGCTCTTCAGGATATTGCTCTTGCCTTTGAACCTGGAGAAAAGGGTGTGCTAACAAGTCCTCCGAGAGATCCGAAAGAGGGAATAATGTCGCGGCTTTTAATTGAAAGAACAATCATTGTGGGTGCGTTAATCTCGGCAGGAATAGTTTTTAACTTTATCAATGCCTTAGAAAGTGATGCATCCCTTGAGAGAGCAAGAACAGTGGCGGTAACCACAATGGTATTTTTTCAGTTTTTTCAGGCATGGAACAGCCGTTCTGAGTATGAATCCATATTTAAAATCAGCTTATTAAGTAATCCATTTTTGTTTTTAAGCCTAATAGCAGCAACTATTGCCCAGCTTGCTTTTATTTATGTTCCAACACTTCAGTGGATATTCAGAACAGAACCGATTTCAATCAAAGACTGGCAGAATATTCTTCTTGTAGCTCTTTCAGTTATTATAGTTGTTGAAATTGACAAATGGCTCAGAAGGAGATGGAGAAAATGA
- a CDS encoding PIN domain-containing protein has translation MQTKGVIIDTSVFISFLRGAEAAPFVIKLLKENKAYINGIIIAELIQGLKNFKEESNLIELLKAVNTLEITVDIWIKAGKLSLDLKRKGINIPLTDVATAALAFEHDMELYTFDKHFDLIPGLKIYKP, from the coding sequence ATGCAAACTAAGGGAGTAATAATTGATACCTCTGTTTTCATTTCATTTTTAAGAGGCGCAGAAGCTGCCCCATTTGTAATTAAGCTACTTAAAGAAAATAAGGCTTATATCAACGGAATTATTATCGCAGAATTAATCCAAGGATTAAAAAATTTCAAGGAAGAAAGCAATCTTATAGAGCTCCTAAAAGCAGTAAATACTCTTGAAATTACAGTAGATATATGGATAAAAGCAGGTAAGTTAAGTCTTGATTTAAAAAGAAAAGGAATTAACATTCCTCTTACTGATGTTGCAACTGCTGCTTTGGCTTTTGAACATGATATGGAATTATATACTTTTGATAAACACTTTGATTTAATTCCTGGTTTAAAAATTTATAAGCCCTAA
- a CDS encoding oligosaccharide flippase family protein: MFKNISYVTVAFIYINILGYFFHAVVSRSLGPVQYGEFMVLYSFMLTVGNITSLLGAVSIKILVENFVYRYELLRSLRKLVFFIGTMFAISICLGSLFLKNFLHVTQLYYFFIIALSWFGMFMVTVEKSFLQSTNRFHLFAFSSIFELTLRFFAAVLLLFIGLKVGGVLLASTIALFCTLIFLFYKNKNFFGQKASLNIRNIIKTSLYISPSGFFVYADDIFIRRIFDWHTAGLFASVSIVGKVLVWLTITILGVYFPEFVKLKNSGKFKNVIFQMFGIVVLAEILAQLVIFITGKPLFLLLFGYKFEPAVQFLSYYFWAILPLLFNIVFISIATALEKGFYLIYLHLIFYYSGFILISFNSVYDYFKYIFLINLIFFTIYACFFRKDVYNK, translated from the coding sequence ATGTTTAAAAATATTTCCTATGTAACTGTTGCTTTTATTTATATAAATATTCTCGGCTATTTCTTTCATGCAGTTGTAAGCAGAAGTCTTGGTCCTGTTCAATACGGTGAATTTATGGTCCTTTATTCCTTCATGCTAACAGTAGGTAATATTACATCGCTTCTTGGGGCAGTGAGTATAAAAATATTGGTTGAAAATTTTGTTTATAGATATGAACTTTTAAGGTCATTGAGAAAACTTGTCTTTTTTATAGGAACAATGTTTGCAATATCTATTTGTTTAGGTTCTTTATTTCTTAAAAATTTTCTACATGTAACGCAACTATATTATTTTTTTATAATAGCCTTGTCATGGTTTGGAATGTTTATGGTTACTGTTGAAAAAAGTTTTCTTCAATCAACTAATAGATTCCATCTTTTTGCTTTCTCAAGTATTTTTGAACTTACACTTCGTTTTTTTGCCGCTGTATTATTGCTTTTTATTGGGTTAAAAGTTGGCGGTGTGTTATTGGCTTCTACAATAGCTTTATTCTGCACTTTAATTTTTCTTTTTTATAAAAATAAAAATTTCTTTGGACAGAAGGCTTCTTTAAATATTAGAAACATAATAAAGACATCTCTTTATATTTCACCATCAGGTTTTTTTGTTTATGCTGACGATATTTTTATAAGAAGAATATTTGACTGGCATACTGCAGGATTATTTGCATCTGTATCAATAGTTGGTAAGGTGCTTGTATGGCTTACTATTACCATTCTTGGGGTCTACTTTCCAGAGTTCGTTAAACTTAAAAACTCTGGCAAATTTAAAAATGTTATCTTTCAAATGTTCGGCATTGTTGTGCTTGCTGAAATTTTGGCACAACTTGTTATATTTATTACTGGTAAGCCTCTTTTCCTATTACTCTTTGGATATAAATTTGAACCTGCAGTGCAATTTCTTTCTTACTATTTTTGGGCAATTTTACCTCTGCTTTTTAACATAGTATTCATAAGCATAGCAACAGCTTTGGAAAAAGGTTTTTATTTAATTTATTTGCATTTAATTTTTTATTATTCTGGTTTTATTCTAATTTCATTCAATTCTGTTTATGATTATTTTAAATACATTTTCTTAATAAACCTGATTTTTTTCACTATTTATGCATGTTTTTTTAGAAAAGATGTTTATAATAAATAG
- a CDS encoding phosphate-starvation-inducible PsiE family protein yields the protein MFDLLIKFKHALIVVIIFLLALVLLLATVELIYVIAKDIISPPFFLLELDELLEIFGVFMLVIIGIELFESIIKTYLKEGVDHVKVVLAVAMIAIARKVIILDVKEISSLTMLGIAAIILALSIGYYLSKIKRE from the coding sequence ATGTTTGATCTTTTAATAAAATTCAAGCATGCACTAATTGTAGTCATAATTTTCCTTCTTGCCTTAGTTCTTCTGCTTGCTACTGTTGAACTAATCTATGTAATAGCAAAAGACATAATTTCTCCACCTTTTTTTCTTCTGGAGCTTGATGAACTTCTTGAAATTTTTGGTGTTTTTATGCTTGTAATAATAGGCATAGAGCTTTTTGAATCAATAATTAAAACCTACCTTAAAGAGGGAGTGGATCATGTAAAGGTTGTTCTGGCAGTTGCCATGATTGCTATTGCAAGAAAAGTGATAATCCTTGATGTGAAAGAGATATCCAGTCTTACAATGCTTGGAATAGCTGCGATTATATTAGCACTATCAATTGGATATTATCTGTCAAAAATTAAAAGGGAGTAA